The following proteins come from a genomic window of Acanthopagrus latus isolate v.2019 chromosome 5, fAcaLat1.1, whole genome shotgun sequence:
- the foxn4 gene encoding forkhead box protein N4, translating into MIEGGITSRMSGIIENAGHHPSPQDYRLLTTDPSQLREEDLPGDLQSLSWLTSVDVPRLQQMADSRGHSNGPSQGSSLLEQQTAQLNNMTMSAGQGSMLHLQSNMQHSPLGISIVNTHSGSMSPFSMNGMPSPGYQCPTSVYQPTPQQVYSLTQTGQQCSTGGLYSNVSFNNQSLFTQPRLAPQDQELQPKSFPKPIYSYSCLIAMALKNSKTGSLPVSEIYSFMKEHFPYFKTAPDGWKNSVRHNLSLNKCFEKVENKTSSSSRKGCLWALNPAKIDKMEEEMQKWKRKDLPAIRRSMANPDELDKLITDRPENCRRKPLEPGMTRLPGCPTGLPLPVPAQMQPQPIVTLSLPCLPMHQHHQLQAQLQAQARLAPMSPAPAQTPPLHTVPDLSHSPLTQQSGKPPDDFYSVHGDTHTEVDALDPSIMDFALQGNLWEEMKDDSFNLDALGTFSNSPLRLSDCDLGTANLPPVSAGANMPLADVQVTGLYTSYASQDHLSSQYMVTQANSKPIALL; encoded by the exons ATGATAGAAGGTGGAATTACATCCAGGATGTCAGGAATAATTGAGAATGCTGGGCATCATCCGTCCCCACAGGACTACAG GCTTCTGACCACGGACCCCTCccagctgagggaggaggaccTCCCCGGGGACCTGCAGTCTCTGTCATGGCTCACCTCTGTGGATGTGCCCCGGCTACAGCAGATGGCTGACAGCCGAGGCCACAGTAACGGGCCCTCCCAGGGCAGCAGCCTGCTGGAGCAACagacag ctcaGCTGAACAACATGACGATGTCAGCTGGTCAAGGCTCCATGCTTCACCTCCAGAGCAACATGCAGCACAGTCCTCTGGGCATCAGCATCGTCAACACCCACAGCGGGAGC ATGTCTCCGTTCTCCATGAACGGGATGCCTTCTCCAGGATACCAGTGTCCTACCTCAGTCTACCAGCCGACACCCCAGCAGGTGTACTCACTAACCCAAACTGGACAACAG TGTTCAACCGGTGGGCTTTATAGCAATGTCTCTTTCAACAACCAAAGTCTATTCACACAACCTCGCCTGGCTCCGCAAGACCAAGAGCTGCAGCCCAAGTCTTTCCCCAAGCCAATCTATTCCTACAG ctgttTGATTGCCATGGCCCTGAAGAACAGCAAAACTGGCAGCCTTCCAGTCAGCGAGATCTATAGCTTTATGAAGGAACACTTTCCTTATTTCAAG ACTGCACCTGATGGATGGAAGAACTCAGTCAGACACAACCTGTCCTTAAACAAATGCTTTGAGAAAGTGGAGAACAAGACGAGCAGCTCGTCCCGTAAGGGCTGTCTGTGGGCGCTGAACCCTGCCAAAATTGacaagatggaggaagagatgcAGAAATGGAAACGCAAGGACCTCCCGGCCATCCGTCGCAGCATGGCGAACCCCG ATGAGTTGGACAAGCTGATCACAGATCGCCCAGAGAACTGCAGACGTAAGCCTCTAGAGCCCGGCATGACCCGGCTGCCCGGCTGTCCGACTGGCCTCCCGCTGCCCGTTCCGGCTCAGATGCAGCCTCAGCCTATAGTCACGCTGTCCCTGCCCTGTTTGCCCatgcaccagcaccaccagctcCAGGCACAGCTCCAGGCTCAGGCCCGTCTGGCTCCCATGTCCCCTGCCCCGGCACAGACGCCTCCCCTCCACACAGTCCCCGACCTCTCTCACAGTCCGCTCACCCAGCAGTCTGGCAAGCCACCGGATGATTTCTACAGTGTGCacggtgacacacacacagaggtggacGCGCTGGACCCTAGCATCATGGACTTTGCCCTTCAAG GTAATCTGTGGGAGGAAATGAAGGACGACAGCTTTAACCTGGATGCTTTGGGCACCTTCAGTAACTCCCCCCTCCGACTATCAGACTGTGACTTGGGAACGGCCAACCTCCCTCCCGTCTCCGCCGGAGCAAACATGCCACTGGCGGACGTGCAAGTAACGGGCCTCTACACCTCCTACGCCTCCCAGGATCACCTGTCCTCCCAGTACATGGTCACACAGGCCAACAGCAAGCCCATCGCCCTGTTATAA